From one Micromonospora siamensis genomic stretch:
- a CDS encoding cytidine deaminase family protein produces MKETDRALVQAATAVAKLRCRSENHTVAAAVRTVDGRVFTGVNVYHFTGGPCAELVALGAAATQGAGELEAIVAVGDRGRGVLAPCGRCRQVLADHHPSIRVIVGPMDALRLLPVTDLLPETYVWADQQLDPALTVRTGQWPMPAVPGSRPASED; encoded by the coding sequence ATGAAGGAGACCGACCGGGCCCTGGTGCAGGCCGCCACGGCGGTGGCGAAGCTGCGCTGCCGAAGTGAGAACCACACCGTCGCCGCCGCGGTGCGTACGGTCGACGGCCGGGTGTTCACCGGGGTGAACGTCTACCACTTCACCGGTGGCCCGTGCGCCGAGCTGGTCGCGCTGGGTGCGGCCGCCACCCAGGGGGCGGGGGAGCTGGAGGCGATCGTCGCGGTCGGGGACCGGGGTCGGGGCGTGCTGGCCCCGTGCGGTCGCTGCCGGCAGGTGCTGGCGGACCACCACCCGTCGATCCGGGTGATCGTCGGGCCGATGGACGCGCTGCGGCTGCTGCCGGTCACCGACCTGCTGCCCGAGACGTACGTCTGGGCGGACCAGCAGCTGGACCCGGCCCTGACCGTCCGGACCGGTCAGTGGCCGATGCCGGCGGTGCCCGGCAGCCGTCCCGCCTCCGAGGACTGA
- a CDS encoding MFS transporter, with translation MVTRSGLLARNRDFRWFWAGHTVSAVGSQVTAVALPLVASLTLDAGAAGVAAVATAGYLPNLLLPLLVGHWLERRRRRRIMVLADLVRAAALAVVPAAYLGGLLSVPLLVSVALAVGAAGVVFDIGSFAYLPSLVEPGDLAAANRAAQGSSTAAQVAGPGIAGGLAQLAGPPLAIALDAASYLASAVGVHRARRPEPAPPREEEGTGILGGLRVIAANPWLRAMTAHATVYNGAAQILTVNLVVWAVTDRQLGAGLFGLAISAAGAGAFLGTVTSLRAADRLGYGRAFAAALVLSTGTPLLIAVLPGSGMALATGLAVVQFVSGIGLGAANVLSVTLRQIVIPTGSLARSNGGYRLLIFGVLPIGAAAGGALGSTLGSRGAVAVGAAGLAVSALPMFTRRIRTLRRPEDARPATGTAPPSPRPARADARTAPGR, from the coding sequence ATGGTAACGAGATCGGGCCTGCTCGCCCGCAACCGCGACTTCCGCTGGTTCTGGGCCGGACACACCGTGTCGGCGGTGGGCAGCCAGGTCACCGCGGTGGCCCTGCCCCTGGTCGCCTCGCTGACCCTGGACGCCGGTGCCGCCGGGGTCGCGGCCGTCGCCACCGCCGGCTACCTGCCCAACCTGCTGCTGCCGCTGCTCGTCGGTCACTGGCTGGAACGCCGCCGACGCCGGCGGATCATGGTGCTGGCCGACCTGGTCCGGGCCGCCGCGCTCGCCGTCGTTCCCGCCGCGTACCTGGGCGGGCTGCTCTCCGTGCCGCTGCTGGTGTCGGTGGCGCTGGCCGTCGGCGCGGCCGGCGTGGTCTTCGACATCGGCAGCTTCGCCTACCTGCCGTCACTGGTCGAGCCGGGAGACCTGGCCGCCGCCAACCGGGCCGCCCAGGGCTCCAGCACCGCCGCCCAGGTCGCCGGCCCGGGCATCGCCGGCGGGCTGGCCCAGCTGGCCGGTCCGCCGCTGGCGATCGCCCTGGACGCGGCGAGCTACCTGGCCAGCGCGGTCGGGGTGCACCGGGCCCGGCGCCCGGAACCGGCGCCGCCACGGGAGGAGGAGGGGACCGGGATCCTGGGCGGGCTGCGGGTGATCGCGGCCAATCCCTGGCTGCGGGCGATGACCGCGCACGCCACCGTCTACAACGGCGCGGCGCAGATCCTCACCGTCAACCTGGTGGTCTGGGCGGTGACCGACCGGCAGCTCGGCGCCGGCCTGTTCGGCCTGGCGATCAGCGCGGCCGGCGCGGGCGCCTTCCTCGGCACGGTGACCTCACTGCGGGCGGCCGACCGGCTCGGCTACGGGCGGGCGTTCGCGGCCGCGCTCGTCCTCTCCACCGGTACGCCGCTGCTGATCGCCGTCCTGCCCGGCTCCGGGATGGCGCTCGCCACCGGGCTGGCCGTCGTGCAGTTCGTCAGCGGGATCGGGCTGGGTGCGGCGAACGTGCTCTCGGTCACGCTGCGCCAGATCGTCATCCCGACCGGTTCCCTGGCCCGCAGCAACGGCGGCTACCGGTTGCTGATCTTCGGAGTGCTGCCGATCGGTGCCGCGGCCGGCGGAGCGCTCGGTTCGACGCTGGGCAGCCGGGGTGCGGTCGCGGTCGGGGCAGCCGGCCTGGCCGTCTCCGCACTGCCGATGTTCACCCGGCGGATCCGTACCCTGCGCCGCCCCGAGGACGCCCGCCCGGCCACCGGCACGGCGCCGCCGTCCCCGCGTCCGGCCCGTGCCGACGCCCGGACGGCACCCGGCCGGTGA
- a CDS encoding CGNR zinc finger domain-containing protein, which yields MRQPGDRAPAPAPLALVQDLANTADIEAGRDELRTVDELTAFCAAHDVPAIALTDADVARARRLREALRDVCQAHTGTDLPAEAGQLLAEQFRAAPLMVTFGPDGRAGAAPVPGLGGVDVLVAEVGRAVLAAVADGTWLRLKACAAHGCRWVYYDHSPGGRSRWCTMSICGARAKMRAFRDRNRPG from the coding sequence ATGCGACAGCCCGGTGACCGCGCCCCCGCACCGGCTCCGCTCGCCTTGGTGCAGGACCTGGCCAACACCGCCGACATCGAGGCGGGGCGGGACGAGCTGCGGACCGTCGACGAGCTGACGGCGTTCTGCGCGGCGCACGACGTGCCGGCGATCGCGCTGACCGACGCGGACGTGGCGCGGGCCCGCCGGCTGCGCGAGGCGTTGCGCGACGTCTGTCAGGCGCACACCGGCACCGACCTGCCGGCCGAGGCCGGCCAGCTGCTCGCCGAGCAGTTCCGGGCGGCGCCGCTGATGGTCACCTTCGGTCCGGACGGGCGGGCCGGCGCGGCGCCAGTGCCCGGGTTGGGTGGCGTCGACGTGCTGGTCGCCGAGGTGGGGCGCGCTGTCCTCGCGGCGGTGGCAGACGGCACCTGGCTGCGGCTCAAGGCGTGCGCGGCGCACGGCTGCCGGTGGGTCTACTACGACCACAGTCCCGGCGGGCGCAGCCGCTGGTGCACGATGAGCATCTGCGGCGCCCGGGCCAAGATGCGCGCCTTCCGGGACCGCAACCGGCCCGGCTGA
- a CDS encoding potassium channel family protein encodes MEFVSAVLITLGVLVVLVVVVDTTLTTMSLRGGAGPLTSRLAETVWRAMCRLAGPGPGRHRLLGWAGTVVLLITFLTWVAGLWVGWFLVFSAEPESVLDQYGRPADGWSRLYYSGFSIFTLGVGDYTPGTTSAQVSTSLAVLTGLFLVTLGITYLLQVVSAVVDKRTVAGHIAALGDDPVDIVRRGWTPDGFSPMFTQHLTSLTPEVIRLGERHVAFPVLHYFHAHHRAEAAPVAMTVLDGAVLLLRHGVRPADRPDVGAVDPLARALRQLVRTLEGSFIPVPDVPLNPPSLDAVARSGVPVVDPQTYEQSVEDCRGQRCGLRGWCASDGWTEQDLSLAAD; translated from the coding sequence GTGGAGTTTGTGAGTGCGGTGCTGATCACTCTGGGTGTGCTCGTGGTGCTGGTCGTCGTGGTCGACACCACGTTGACCACGATGTCGCTCCGCGGCGGTGCCGGTCCGCTGACCAGCCGGTTGGCGGAGACGGTGTGGCGGGCGATGTGCCGGCTGGCCGGCCCCGGTCCCGGCCGGCACCGGCTGCTCGGCTGGGCCGGCACGGTCGTGCTCCTGATCACCTTCCTGACCTGGGTCGCCGGCCTGTGGGTGGGATGGTTCCTGGTGTTCAGCGCCGAACCCGAGTCGGTACTCGACCAGTACGGCCGGCCGGCCGACGGCTGGTCGCGGCTCTACTACTCCGGGTTCTCGATCTTCACCCTGGGCGTCGGCGACTACACGCCCGGCACGACGAGCGCCCAGGTGTCCACGAGTCTCGCCGTGCTCACCGGACTGTTCCTGGTCACTCTCGGCATCACCTACCTCCTGCAGGTGGTGTCGGCGGTGGTCGACAAGCGGACCGTCGCCGGCCACATCGCCGCCCTGGGCGACGACCCGGTCGACATCGTGCGCCGGGGGTGGACCCCGGACGGTTTCTCGCCGATGTTCACCCAGCACCTCACCAGCCTGACCCCCGAGGTGATCCGGCTCGGCGAGCGGCACGTGGCGTTTCCGGTCCTGCACTACTTCCATGCCCACCACCGGGCGGAGGCCGCGCCGGTGGCGATGACCGTGCTGGACGGGGCGGTGCTCCTGCTGCGCCACGGCGTGCGTCCCGCCGACCGGCCGGACGTCGGCGCGGTGGACCCGCTGGCCCGGGCGCTACGCCAACTGGTCCGTACCTTGGAAGGGTCGTTCATTCCGGTGCCCGACGTCCCGCTGAACCCGCCGAGCCTGGACGCCGTCGCCCGGTCGGGCGTCCCGGTCGTCGACCCGCAGACGTACGAGCAGTCCGTGGAGGACTGCCGCGGCCAACGCTGCGGCCTGCGCGGCTGGTGCGCCAGCGACGGGTGGACCGAGCAGGATCTGAGCCTGGCCGCGGACTGA
- a CDS encoding phytanoyl-CoA dioxygenase family protein yields MTPPATPATSHPAAPADEAETPVEALGDLYRDGITACRGAFSPDWVRRVGEDVDAAFEEARSRPDGAVGRGFQRWYVEIHPEQLRGFVDLVTHPWVVSVCRAVLGPAYEIVELGFDIPFPGAAMQPWHRDFPMPEETRLRRRLTSLAFNLTTVDTVEAMGPFEIAPGTQWDDGRHFDHEMFPPKERYPRYEARAVRKYPKRGDISARSALTVHRGTPNVSDLARPVLVLGVDAPGAGNAEHHDLAVTRGYWESLPELVRAHLRCPVVDALEPIRQKHTIEGLVMGAE; encoded by the coding sequence ATGACCCCGCCCGCCACCCCGGCCACCAGCCACCCGGCCGCCCCCGCCGACGAGGCCGAGACCCCGGTCGAGGCGCTCGGTGACCTCTACCGCGACGGCATCACCGCCTGCCGGGGCGCGTTCTCCCCGGACTGGGTCCGGCGGGTCGGCGAGGACGTCGACGCCGCCTTCGAGGAGGCCCGCTCCCGGCCCGACGGCGCCGTCGGCCGCGGATTCCAGCGGTGGTACGTCGAGATCCACCCCGAGCAGCTGCGCGGTTTCGTCGACCTGGTCACCCACCCGTGGGTGGTGTCGGTCTGCCGCGCCGTCCTCGGCCCCGCGTACGAGATCGTCGAGCTGGGCTTCGACATCCCGTTCCCCGGCGCGGCCATGCAGCCCTGGCACCGGGACTTCCCGATGCCGGAGGAGACCCGGCTGCGGCGCCGGCTCACCTCGCTGGCCTTCAACCTGACCACGGTGGACACCGTCGAGGCGATGGGCCCGTTCGAGATCGCCCCGGGCACCCAGTGGGACGACGGGCGGCACTTCGACCACGAGATGTTCCCGCCGAAGGAGCGCTACCCCCGCTACGAGGCCCGCGCCGTGCGCAAGTACCCGAAGCGTGGGGACATCTCGGCGCGCTCCGCCCTCACCGTGCACCGGGGCACCCCGAACGTCAGCGACCTGGCCCGGCCCGTGCTGGTGCTCGGGGTCGACGCCCCCGGCGCCGGCAACGCCGAACACCACGACCTGGCGGTCACCCGGGGCTACTGGGAGAGCCTGCCGGAGCTGGTCCGGGCCCACCTGCGCTGCCCGGTGGTCGACGCGCTGGAGCCGATCCGGCAGAAGCACACCATCGAGGGGCTGGTGATGGGCGCGGAGTGA
- the hrpA gene encoding ATP-dependent RNA helicase HrpA → MQTPPASAASDPVRELHRRLPDLMFRDQRRLQRRLDGVRRLRDPQRRESALVEITAEMDRAQARLASRRAAVPTITYPPQLPVSERRDDIAAAIRDHQVVIVAGETGSGKTTQLPKICLELGRGITGLIGHTQPRRLAARTVADRIAEELGTELGDVVGYKVRFTDQVGENSLVKLMTDGILLAELQTDRMLRQYDTLIIDEAHERSLNIDFILGYVRQLLPRRPDLKVIITSATIETDRFAQHFADADGRPAPIVEVSGRTYPVEVRYRPLVEVTEADEEDDADGENVRDQIQAIGDAVQELAAEGPGDILVFLSGEREIRDTADALAKLVQNKRSLLGTEILPLYARLSAAEQHRVFAAHTNRRVVLATNVAETSLTVPGIKYVVDPGTARISRYSSRLKVQRLPIEPVSQASANQRKGRCGRTSDGICIRLYDEQDFASRPEFTDPEILRTNLASVILQMTSIGLGDVAAFPFIDPPDRRNVTDGVNLLHELGALNPAETDPEKRLTALGRRLAQLPVDPRLARMVIEGERNGCATEVVVIAAALSIQDPRERPADKQAQADQAHARFADKESDFVAYLNLWRYLREQQRELSSSAFRRMCKAEYLNYLRVREWQDIVSQLRQVLRTPEPGDGRRARRGGGEPAGDGDRRGVAADLPEEIDTPKVHQSLLPGLLSHLGLKDAQKHEYLGARGAKFMIFPGSALFRKPPRWVMAAELVETSRLFGRVAGRVEPEWVEPLAQHLVKRSYSEPHWEKKQAAVMAYEKVTLYGIPIVTSRKVNFGRIDPTLSRELFIRHALVEGDWSTHHQFWADNQKLLTEVEELENRARRRDILVDDETIFQFYDERVPADVVSGRHFDSWWKKARRETPELLTFTRELLVNAGRGGVDEADYPDEWSADGVNLPLTYTFDPTAPTDGVTVDIPLPLLNQVPAESFDWQVPGLREELVIALIRSLPKAVRRNFVPVPDYARAALAAMPAGREPLLDALTAQLRRMTGVTVPRDAWDTARLPAHLRVSFRILDEENKPVAEGKDLPDLQRRLRQEVRQVVAAAAPDVARTGLKEWGIGALPRTIEQVRAGYAVTAYPALVDEGATVGVKVFDSPAEQEAAHWAGTRRLLRLTVPSPAKFLQGRLSNEAKLALSRNPHGGVQALISDAAGAAIDKLIADAGGPAWDAEGFAALRERVRADLVDTVVEVMDRVRGVLASAYAVEQRLGATRNLAVVAALADIRNQLSGLVHPGFITEAGYARLPDLLRYLTAIERRLDRLAGNPQRDKSQQDRIAVVQREYQDMLAALPPAKRQSVAARQIRWMIEELRVNVFAQALGTPYPVSEQRIYRAMDDAEGR, encoded by the coding sequence ATGCAGACTCCACCCGCCTCCGCCGCGTCCGATCCCGTCCGCGAGCTGCACCGCCGCCTGCCCGACCTGATGTTCCGCGACCAGCGCCGGCTGCAACGGCGGCTCGACGGCGTACGCCGGTTGAGGGATCCGCAGCGCCGGGAGAGCGCGCTCGTCGAGATCACCGCCGAGATGGACCGGGCGCAGGCCCGGCTGGCCAGCCGGCGGGCCGCGGTGCCGACGATCACGTACCCGCCGCAGCTGCCGGTCAGCGAGCGTCGCGACGACATCGCCGCGGCGATCCGCGACCACCAGGTGGTGATCGTGGCCGGCGAGACCGGCTCCGGCAAGACCACCCAGCTGCCCAAGATCTGCCTGGAGCTGGGGCGCGGCATCACCGGCCTGATCGGGCACACCCAGCCCCGCCGGCTGGCCGCCCGCACCGTCGCCGACCGGATCGCCGAGGAGCTCGGCACCGAGCTGGGCGACGTGGTCGGCTACAAGGTCCGCTTCACCGACCAGGTGGGCGAGAACAGCCTGGTCAAGCTGATGACCGACGGCATCCTCCTGGCCGAGCTCCAGACCGACCGGATGCTCCGGCAGTACGACACGCTGATCATCGACGAGGCGCACGAGCGCAGCCTCAACATCGACTTCATCCTCGGCTACGTCCGGCAGCTCCTCCCCCGCCGCCCCGACCTCAAGGTGATCATCACCTCGGCGACCATCGAGACCGACCGGTTCGCCCAGCACTTCGCCGACGCCGACGGCCGGCCCGCGCCGATCGTCGAGGTCTCCGGCCGTACCTACCCGGTGGAGGTGCGGTACCGGCCGCTGGTCGAGGTCACCGAGGCCGACGAGGAGGACGACGCCGACGGCGAGAACGTCCGCGACCAGATCCAGGCCATCGGCGACGCGGTGCAGGAGCTGGCCGCCGAGGGGCCGGGCGACATCCTGGTCTTCCTCAGCGGCGAGCGGGAGATCCGGGACACCGCCGACGCGCTGGCCAAGCTGGTGCAGAACAAGCGGTCGCTGCTGGGTACCGAGATCCTGCCGCTGTACGCCCGGCTCTCGGCCGCCGAGCAGCACCGGGTCTTCGCCGCGCACACCAACCGTCGGGTGGTGCTGGCCACCAACGTCGCGGAGACCTCGCTGACCGTGCCCGGCATCAAGTACGTGGTGGACCCGGGCACGGCCCGGATCTCCCGCTACTCCAGCCGGCTGAAGGTGCAGCGGCTGCCGATCGAGCCGGTCTCGCAGGCCAGCGCCAACCAGCGCAAGGGTCGCTGCGGGCGTACCTCGGACGGCATCTGCATCCGGCTCTACGACGAGCAGGACTTCGCGTCCCGGCCCGAGTTCACCGACCCGGAGATCCTGCGCACCAACCTGGCCTCGGTCATCCTCCAGATGACCTCGATCGGGCTCGGCGACGTCGCCGCGTTCCCGTTCATCGACCCACCGGACCGGCGCAACGTCACCGACGGCGTCAACCTGCTGCACGAGCTGGGCGCGCTGAACCCGGCCGAGACCGACCCGGAGAAGCGGCTCACCGCGCTGGGCCGGCGGCTCGCCCAGCTTCCGGTCGACCCGCGGCTGGCCCGGATGGTGATCGAGGGCGAGCGCAACGGCTGCGCCACCGAGGTGGTGGTGATCGCCGCCGCGCTGTCCATCCAGGACCCGCGCGAGCGGCCCGCCGACAAGCAGGCCCAGGCCGACCAGGCGCACGCCCGGTTCGCCGACAAGGAGTCGGACTTCGTCGCGTACCTCAACCTGTGGCGGTACCTGCGCGAGCAGCAGCGGGAGCTGTCGTCCAGCGCGTTCCGGCGGATGTGCAAGGCCGAATATCTCAACTACCTGCGGGTGCGGGAGTGGCAGGACATCGTCAGCCAACTGCGCCAGGTGCTGCGTACCCCCGAGCCGGGTGACGGGCGGCGTGCGCGGCGCGGCGGAGGCGAGCCGGCCGGCGACGGCGATCGGCGCGGGGTCGCCGCGGACCTGCCCGAGGAGATCGACACCCCGAAGGTGCACCAGTCGCTGCTGCCCGGCCTGCTGTCGCACCTCGGGCTCAAGGACGCCCAGAAGCACGAGTACCTGGGCGCGCGTGGCGCGAAGTTCATGATCTTCCCCGGGTCGGCGCTGTTCCGGAAGCCACCGCGCTGGGTGATGGCCGCCGAGCTGGTGGAGACCTCCCGGCTCTTCGGCCGGGTCGCCGGCCGGGTCGAGCCCGAGTGGGTGGAGCCCCTGGCCCAGCACCTGGTCAAGCGCAGCTACAGCGAGCCGCACTGGGAGAAGAAGCAGGCCGCGGTGATGGCCTACGAGAAGGTCACCCTCTACGGCATCCCGATCGTCACCTCCCGCAAGGTCAACTTCGGGCGGATCGACCCGACGTTGAGCCGGGAGCTGTTCATCCGGCACGCCCTGGTCGAGGGCGACTGGTCCACCCACCACCAGTTCTGGGCCGACAACCAGAAGCTGCTGACCGAGGTGGAGGAGCTGGAGAACCGGGCCCGCCGCCGCGACATCCTGGTCGACGACGAGACCATCTTCCAGTTCTACGACGAGCGCGTCCCCGCCGACGTCGTCTCCGGCCGGCACTTCGACTCGTGGTGGAAGAAGGCCCGGCGGGAGACCCCGGAACTGCTCACCTTCACCCGGGAACTGCTGGTCAACGCCGGCCGGGGCGGCGTCGACGAGGCCGACTACCCGGACGAGTGGTCGGCCGACGGGGTGAACCTGCCGCTGACGTACACCTTCGACCCCACCGCGCCCACCGACGGCGTCACCGTGGACATCCCGCTGCCGCTGCTCAACCAGGTGCCGGCGGAGAGCTTCGACTGGCAGGTGCCCGGCCTGCGCGAGGAACTGGTCATCGCGCTGATCCGGTCGCTGCCCAAGGCGGTCCGGCGCAACTTCGTGCCGGTCCCCGACTACGCCCGGGCCGCCCTGGCCGCCATGCCGGCCGGCAGGGAGCCGCTGCTCGACGCGCTCACCGCCCAGCTGCGCCGGATGACCGGGGTGACGGTGCCCCGCGACGCCTGGGACACCGCCCGGCTGCCGGCGCACCTGCGGGTCAGCTTCCGGATCCTCGACGAGGAGAACAAGCCGGTCGCCGAGGGCAAGGACCTGCCGGACCTGCAACGCCGGCTCCGTCAGGAGGTACGCCAGGTCGTCGCCGCCGCCGCGCCGGACGTCGCCCGCACGGGCCTGAAGGAGTGGGGCATCGGCGCGCTGCCCCGGACCATCGAGCAGGTGCGCGCAGGCTACGCGGTGACCGCGTACCCGGCCCTGGTCGACGAGGGCGCCACGGTCGGGGTGAAGGTGTTCGACTCCCCCGCCGAGCAGGAGGCCGCGCACTGGGCGGGCACCCGCCGGCTGCTCCGGCTCACCGTGCCGTCCCCGGCGAAGTTCCTCCAGGGGCGGCTCTCGAACGAGGCGAAGCTGGCGCTGTCCCGCAACCCGCACGGCGGGGTGCAGGCGTTGATCTCCGACGCCGCAGGAGCCGCCATCGACAAGCTGATCGCCGACGCGGGCGGCCCCGCCTGGGACGCCGAGGGGTTCGCCGCCCTGCGGGAGCGGGTCCGCGCCGACCTGGTGGACACGGTGGTCGAGGTGATGGACCGGGTCCGGGGCGTGCTCGCCTCGGCGTACGCGGTGGAGCAGCGCCTCGGCGCCACCCGCAACCTGGCCGTGGTGGCCGCCCTGGCCGACATCCGCAACCAGCTCTCCGGCCTGGTGCACCCCGGCTTCATCACCGAGGCCGGCTACGCCCGCCTGCCGGACCTGCTGCGCTACCTCACCGCGATCGAGCGGCGGCTGGACCGGCTGGCCGGAAACCCCCAGCGGGACAAGTCTCAGCAGGACCGGATCGCGGTGGTGCAGAGGGAATACCAGGACATGCTGGCCGCGCTGCCCCCGGCGAAGCGGCAGTCGGTCGCCGCCCGGCAGATCCGCTGGATGATCGAGGAGCTGCGGGTGAACGTCTTCGCCCAGGCGCTGGGCACCCCCTATCCCGTCTCCGAGCAGCGGATCTACCGGGCGATGGACGACGCCGAGGGGCGCTGA
- a CDS encoding LysR family transcriptional regulator encodes MQLHQLRYFVAVAEVRHFTQAADLVGITQPSLSKQIHALETDLGAPLFERVRGNIALTAAGEVLLPLAKRILADVDTATREVQELVGLRRGRVRLGATPSLATSLAPPVLRRFRDAHPTVDLRVVEGGSQDLVRDLLRGDLDLALIIMPSSGGDPGLRADAILRESLVVASVEPLPAAEDTGELRIGDLRDQPLVMFREGYDLRDATLQACREAGFEPTLAVDGGEMDAVLSFVEAGLGVALVPGIVVARRPGVRVTRLAPPGVRRTIAVARRRDVVPTHAGRELRRILLEYVHDATAAADLPPGVEPLEAHRN; translated from the coding sequence ATGCAGCTCCATCAGCTCCGGTACTTCGTCGCGGTCGCAGAAGTACGACATTTCACCCAAGCCGCCGACCTGGTGGGGATAACCCAGCCCTCGTTGAGTAAGCAAATTCACGCCCTGGAGACCGACCTCGGGGCCCCGCTCTTCGAACGGGTAAGGGGCAACATCGCCCTCACCGCGGCCGGCGAGGTGCTGCTGCCGCTGGCCAAGCGGATCCTCGCCGACGTGGACACCGCCACCCGGGAGGTGCAGGAGCTGGTCGGGCTGCGCCGCGGCCGGGTACGCCTCGGGGCCACCCCCAGCCTGGCCACCTCGCTGGCCCCGCCGGTGCTGCGCCGGTTCCGCGACGCGCACCCCACCGTCGACCTGCGGGTGGTCGAGGGCGGCTCACAGGACCTGGTCCGCGACCTGCTCCGCGGCGACCTGGACCTGGCCCTGATCATCATGCCGTCCAGCGGCGGCGACCCGGGCCTGCGCGCCGATGCGATCCTGCGGGAGAGCCTGGTGGTCGCCTCGGTCGAGCCGCTGCCCGCCGCCGAGGACACCGGCGAACTGCGGATCGGCGACCTGCGTGACCAGCCGCTGGTGATGTTCCGCGAGGGCTACGACCTGCGCGACGCCACCCTTCAGGCCTGCCGGGAGGCCGGCTTCGAGCCGACTCTCGCCGTCGACGGCGGCGAGATGGACGCCGTGCTGAGCTTCGTCGAGGCCGGCCTCGGTGTCGCCCTGGTGCCCGGCATCGTGGTGGCCCGCCGCCCGGGCGTCCGGGTGACCCGCCTCGCCCCGCCCGGCGTGCGCCGCACCATCGCCGTCGCCCGCCGCCGCGACGTCGTCCCCACCCACGCCGGCCGCGAGCTGCGCCGCATCCTGCTGGAGTACGTCCACGACGCCACCGCCGCCGCCGACCTGCCCCCCGGGGTGGAGCCGCTCGAGGCACACCGAAATTGA
- a CDS encoding succinate dehydrogenase cytochrome b subunit, which yields MHWTTDQTAPSVGQVVITKTRSPIRSNVGLKAVMAVTGILLALFLIVHMLGNLKIFTGETSFDHYAHWLRGIGTPLLPETWYLWIQRAVLTGAVVAHIVAATVLARRASAARPVKYAHRKKVNGSYAARTMRWGGVIILLFVIYHILDLTTGHLNPQGDASNPYGNVVADFAPERWYVTLFYTLAIVTVGFHLRHGAFSAFRSLGQQTPKGERRARTAALVFAVALCAGYLVVPFAVLTGLVS from the coding sequence ATGCATTGGACGACTGATCAAACTGCTCCTAGCGTCGGTCAGGTGGTAATCACGAAAACTCGGTCGCCCATCCGTTCGAACGTCGGCCTGAAGGCCGTCATGGCGGTGACGGGCATCCTGCTGGCGCTGTTCCTCATCGTGCACATGCTGGGGAACCTCAAGATCTTCACCGGCGAGACGTCGTTCGACCACTACGCGCACTGGTTGCGGGGCATCGGCACGCCGCTGCTGCCCGAGACCTGGTACCTGTGGATCCAGCGAGCCGTCCTCACCGGCGCCGTGGTCGCGCACATCGTCGCCGCCACCGTGCTGGCCCGGCGCGCCAGCGCCGCGCGCCCGGTGAAGTACGCCCACCGCAAGAAGGTCAACGGCAGCTACGCCGCCCGGACCATGCGCTGGGGTGGGGTGATCATCCTGCTCTTCGTGATCTACCACATCCTGGACCTGACCACCGGTCACCTGAACCCCCAGGGCGACGCCAGCAACCCGTACGGCAACGTGGTCGCCGACTTCGCCCCGGAACGCTGGTACGTCACGCTCTTCTACACCCTGGCGATCGTCACGGTCGGCTTCCACCTGCGCCACGGCGCCTTCAGCGCGTTCCGCAGCCTCGGACAGCAGACCCCGAAGGGCGAGCGCCGGGCGCGTACCGCCGCGCTGGTCTTCGCCGTGGCGCTCTGCGCCGGCTACCTGGTGGTCCCGTTCGCCGTACTCACCGGATTGGTGTCCTGA